A genomic stretch from Vulpes lagopus strain Blue_001 chromosome 11, ASM1834538v1, whole genome shotgun sequence includes:
- the LOC121471964 gene encoding olfactory receptor 8K3-like: MNRQNLTVLTEFILMGITDHPELQAPFFGLFLIIYTVSVVGNLGMIILTKVDSRLQTPMYFFLRHLAFIDLGYSSAVAPKMLVNFVADQNTIPYNWCATQLAFFILFIISELFILSAMAYDRYVAICNPLLYTVVMSQRVCWVLVAIPYGYSAFLSLITTIKIFMSSFCGHNVIRHFYCDSLPLLTLLCSSTRDIELIILIFSAFNLISSLLIVLVSYILILMAILRMNSAEGRHKAFSTCGSHLTVVVVLYATLFFMYVQPKSSHSFDTDKIASAFYTLIIPMLNPMIYSLRNKEVKGALHRSLKKVHGI, translated from the exons ATGAACAGACAAAATCTAACAGTGTTAACAGAATTCATCCTAATGGGAATCACCGACCATCCTGAGCTGCAGGCTCCCTTCTTTGGGCTTTTCCTCATCATCTACACAGTTTCAGTGGTGGGCAACCTGGGCATGATCATCCTCACCAAGGTGGACTCCAGGCTCCAAacacccatgtacttcttcctcagaCACCTGGCTTTCATTGATCTTGGCTACTCATCAGCTGTGGCACCCAAAATGTTAGTAAATTTTGTAGCTGATCAAAATACAATCCCCTATAACTGGTGTGCTACCCAGCTGGCTTTCTTCATCTTGTTCATCATCAGTGAGCTTTTCATTCTGTCAGcaatggcctatgaccgctatgtggccatctgtaaCCCTCTGCTCTACACCGTTGTTATGTCACAAAGGGTGTGCTGGGTGCTAGTAGCAATCCCTTATGGCTAcagtgcctttctttctctgataaCCACCATAAAGATTTTTATGTCATCCTTCTGTGGACATAATGTCATTAGACATTTTTACTGTGATAGTCTTCCCTTGTTAACTTTGCTGTGTTCAAGCACACGTGACATTGAGTTGATAATACTGATCTTTTCAGCATTTAATTTGATTTCCTCCCTTCTCATAGTGCTTGTGTCCTACATCCTCATCCTTATGGCCATCCTTAGGATGAACTCTGCAGAGGGCAGGCACAAGGCCTTCTCTACCTGTGGATCCCACCTGACGGTGGTTGTTGTATTATATGCTACTCTCTTCTTCATGTACGTGCAGCCCAAATCCAGTCATTCCTTTGATACTGATAAAATTGCCTCTGCATTTTACACTTTGATAATTCCTATGCTGAATCCCATGATCTATAGCTTAAGGAACAAAGAGGTAAAAGGTGCCCTGCATAGA tctctgaagaaagtccatggtatt